One Bacillota bacterium DNA window includes the following coding sequences:
- a CDS encoding M28 family peptidase, producing the protein MSLAESTPSRRNGLAQNVLHKLGAGVGVLLLSTACGRTITAATCVGTQERCVAQELARGGSVLGTSIDSILYASIEDRLASPTAESSVKMASPGTFDGSAGDHAGDMVEDAWHYLEFQTRLGPRNPGSTGHRELVDFLVSELVKSADDVQVQPFEVAHEGAKYSMTNVSALFKASDGRERPFILLGAHFDTRPRAECDPVPELRSSPILGANDGASGVAVLLEIARMLAYRRPPVPVMLAFFDGEDFGASTDWMFLGSRRYAETTNPSDVMCVLLLDMIGDEDLDIYVERYSLLSSPDLVDTVWSAAERLGHGQTFHRELGLYILDDHIPFIERGIPSIDIIDFDYPYWHTTLDTADKCSPHSLRIVRDVVLEVILRGEFAGPSLHKPEGF; encoded by the coding sequence GTGAGTCTCGCGGAAAGCACTCCATCTCGACGCAACGGTCTGGCGCAGAACGTTCTCCACAAGTTGGGTGCGGGAGTGGGTGTACTGCTATTAAGCACGGCGTGCGGCCGCACAATCACAGCCGCCACGTGCGTCGGAACACAAGAGCGTTGCGTCGCGCAGGAACTCGCGCGCGGCGGCAGCGTTCTAGGCACTTCCATTGACAGCATCCTTTACGCTTCCATAGAGGACCGCCTGGCCAGCCCAACGGCTGAGAGCAGTGTCAAGATGGCCTCCCCAGGCACGTTCGACGGCTCCGCGGGCGACCATGCGGGCGACATGGTCGAGGATGCATGGCACTACCTAGAGTTCCAGACACGCCTGGGTCCGAGGAACCCCGGGTCGACGGGCCACCGAGAGCTCGTAGACTTCCTCGTGTCCGAACTCGTCAAGTCCGCAGACGATGTCCAGGTCCAGCCCTTCGAAGTAGCGCACGAAGGCGCGAAGTATTCCATGACGAACGTCTCCGCGCTCTTCAAGGCGTCGGACGGCAGGGAGAGACCCTTCATCCTCCTCGGGGCGCACTTCGATACTCGACCTCGCGCGGAATGCGACCCGGTGCCAGAACTAAGATCAAGCCCGATACTGGGGGCGAACGACGGAGCCTCCGGAGTGGCCGTGCTTCTCGAGATCGCCCGTATGCTCGCATATAGAAGGCCACCCGTTCCGGTCATGTTGGCGTTCTTCGACGGCGAGGACTTCGGCGCATCGACGGATTGGATGTTTCTGGGGTCGAGGCGGTATGCCGAAACAACAAACCCGTCTGACGTGATGTGCGTGTTGCTCCTTGACATGATCGGAGACGAGGACCTCGACATCTATGTCGAGAGGTATTCGCTCTTGAGCTCACCAGATCTGGTGGACACGGTGTGGTCGGCGGCGGAACGCTTGGGACACGGGCAGACCTTCCACAGGGAGCTTGGCCTCTACATCCTCGACGACCACATCCCTTTCATTGAGAGAGGAATCCCCTCCATCGACATCATCGACTTCGACTACCCGTACTGGCATACGACCCTCGATACGGCAGACAAGTGCAGTCCCCATAGCCTGCGAATCGTGAGGGATGTTGTCCTCGAAGTCATCCTAAGGGGTGAATTCGCTGGTCCTTCCCTGCACAAGCCCGAGGGGTTCTGA
- a CDS encoding QueT transporter family protein — translation MIRGIVRGALVAAAYVAVSYALAPISFGPLQFRLAEALALLPIAFPEAVAGLFVGCLVTNLIGPYGLPDIVFGSLITLVAAAITRAFRHSPIAYLAPVVLNAVLVSAYLTVLTKVPYWMLVLSIGASEAISVLAVGVPILRFVNRRLQSDER, via the coding sequence GTGATCAGAGGGATCGTGCGCGGCGCCTTGGTTGCCGCAGCATATGTAGCGGTTTCGTATGCGCTGGCGCCCATCAGCTTCGGACCGCTCCAGTTCAGGCTGGCAGAGGCGCTCGCGCTCCTGCCGATCGCCTTTCCCGAGGCTGTTGCCGGGCTGTTCGTGGGATGCCTCGTCACCAACCTCATCGGGCCTTATGGTCTACCCGACATAGTGTTCGGGAGCCTCATCACCCTTGTAGCAGCGGCAATCACACGGGCGTTCCGTCATAGTCCCATCGCGTACCTCGCTCCCGTGGTGTTGAACGCGGTTCTCGTAAGCGCCTATCTCACCGTTCTGACGAAAGTCCCATATTGGATGCTCGTCCTCAGTATCGGGGCTTCTGAGGCGATCTCGGTGCTGGCCGTGGGCGTGCCGATTCTGAGGTTCGTGAACCGCAGACTGCAAAGTGATGAGCGCTGA
- a CDS encoding 4-oxalocrotonate tautomerase, whose protein sequence is MPIVQIELIEGRTVEQKRALAEKVTKAIVEAVGCPESAVSIILRDMKKENYAQAGKLWCDK, encoded by the coding sequence ATGCCTATCGTTCAGATCGAGCTGATTGAGGGGAGAACCGTCGAACAGAAAAGGGCGTTGGCAGAGAAGGTTACAAAGGCGATAGTGGAGGCTGTGGGCTGTCCTGAGAGTGCTGTGAGCATCATCCTTCGGGACATGAAGAAGGAGAACTATGCTCAAGCAGGCAAGCTCTGGTGCGACAAGTGA
- a CDS encoding flavin reductase family protein, which translates to MRKTRAKLRNYLYPIPAVMVSCTSRSGRPNIITLAWTGVACGTPPMVSIAVNLSRYSHGIIKETGAFCVNVPGEDLLRATDYCGNVSGRDVDKFAALGLTAVAGEEVACHYIAECPISMECAVRHQVVLGSHELFVGEVVAVHAIEGVLTPEGRIDVSAMKPFAYVSPDYYRLGDWVGRYGYAVEGGREEGSSRKV; encoded by the coding sequence ATGCGCAAGACGCGGGCCAAGTTGAGGAATTACCTGTACCCTATACCAGCAGTCATGGTGAGCTGCACGAGTCGGTCCGGGCGGCCGAACATAATCACCTTGGCCTGGACGGGCGTCGCTTGCGGGACTCCTCCCATGGTGTCCATAGCGGTGAACCTCTCCAGGTACTCTCATGGGATAATCAAGGAGACCGGTGCCTTCTGCGTGAACGTCCCGGGCGAAGACTTGCTTCGTGCCACGGACTATTGTGGGAACGTGTCCGGGCGTGACGTTGACAAGTTCGCCGCGCTTGGTCTTACGGCGGTGGCGGGCGAGGAGGTGGCGTGCCACTACATCGCGGAGTGCCCGATAAGCATGGAGTGTGCCGTGCGTCACCAAGTCGTGCTCGGATCACACGAGCTGTTCGTGGGCGAGGTCGTAGCTGTCCATGCCATCGAAGGGGTGCTCACGCCCGAGGGACGCATCGACGTGTCGGCGATGAAGCCTTTCGCGTACGTTAGCCCTGACTACTACCGCCTGGGGGATTGGGTAGGGCGGTATGGGTACGCTGTGGAGGGCGGCAGGGAAGAAGGCTCTTCGAGGAAGGTGTAA
- a CDS encoding pyridoxal phosphate-dependent aminotransferase, producing MKLARRTTRVSPSKTFGVDALVREMRSQGADIVNFSLGEPDFDTPGHIKDAAVEAIKAGFTKYTPTAGILELRSAICEKLRAENGLDYGPQEVLVSCGAKHSIFNAVFALCDEGDEVIVPSPYWVSYPEMVYLAGGDPVFVEGDMERGFKVSASAIERAIGSRTRAIILNSPCNPTGSVYSREELGEIADVAVAHGVAVISDEIYERLTYGEAEHVSIASLGSQIKDLTIVVNGVSKTHAMTGWRIGYAAGPRELIRAMETIQGHVTSNPTSISQKAAIAGLTGDKGPVENMRDEFAKRRDYMVRRLNGMQGVVCPVPEGAFYAFPDVSHYFGSKLGGVEITDSTSFAEALLRHAHVAVVPGVAFGNDGCVRLSYATSMERIAEGLDRMEEALARAR from the coding sequence GTGAAGCTGGCCCGTAGAACGACCAGAGTGAGCCCTTCGAAGACATTCGGCGTGGATGCCCTCGTCCGTGAGATGCGCAGCCAAGGGGCGGACATCGTCAACTTCAGCCTTGGAGAGCCTGACTTCGACACGCCCGGCCACATCAAGGACGCAGCCGTGGAAGCGATCAAGGCCGGATTCACCAAGTACACGCCGACCGCCGGCATCCTTGAGCTGCGCTCGGCCATCTGCGAAAAGCTGCGGGCCGAGAACGGGCTCGATTACGGTCCCCAAGAAGTGCTCGTTTCGTGCGGGGCGAAGCACTCCATATTCAACGCGGTGTTTGCGCTGTGCGATGAGGGCGATGAGGTCATAGTCCCGAGCCCGTACTGGGTCTCATATCCTGAGATGGTGTACCTTGCAGGCGGCGACCCGGTCTTCGTCGAGGGCGACATGGAGCGCGGGTTCAAAGTGAGCGCGTCCGCGATAGAGCGCGCCATAGGGTCAAGGACGCGTGCCATCATCCTGAACAGCCCCTGCAACCCCACGGGGTCGGTATACTCCCGCGAGGAGCTTGGCGAGATCGCCGACGTGGCGGTGGCACACGGTGTGGCCGTTATATCCGATGAGATATATGAGAGGCTCACGTACGGCGAGGCAGAGCATGTCAGCATAGCCTCGCTTGGCTCCCAGATCAAGGACCTCACAATAGTCGTGAACGGAGTGTCGAAGACTCATGCGATGACGGGCTGGCGGATCGGGTACGCGGCCGGACCGAGAGAGCTGATACGCGCCATGGAGACGATTCAGGGACACGTGACCTCCAACCCCACATCGATCTCGCAAAAGGCGGCCATTGCAGGGCTTACGGGCGACAAGGGCCCGGTGGAGAACATGCGCGACGAGTTCGCGAAGAGGCGGGACTACATGGTGCGAAGGCTGAACGGGATGCAGGGTGTAGTGTGCCCGGTCCCTGAAGGAGCGTTCTATGCGTTCCCCGATGTGTCCCACTACTTCGGGAGCAAGCTCGGCGGTGTGGAGATTACGGACTCCACTTCGTTTGCCGAAGCGCTCCTTCGCCACGCCCACGTGGCGGTCGTGCCCGGCGTAGCGTTCGGAAACGATGGCTGCGTACGCCTGTCTTACGCAACTTCAATGGAGCGGATCGCGGAAGGCCTTGATAGGATGGAGGAAGCTCTCGCCCGAGCGCGCTGA
- a CDS encoding tetratricopeptide repeat protein, protein MGRSRSPVSRAALTLLRLALLAMIACPGGAAEGVGAASSSSRGESVVDWNAIVEANVKRPPDDLEARLYRAVAYANQGMIKEAAREFRAIETAGYETFGKEVIAKAEQALERDPEDVVNLNLVGFAYYAFSDFERSAACLEKIVRLDPRNVWTRHYFAVSLSKTGELDRAIEVLRAALSLDPANEYTHLLLGLAYKEKGWYLLSVLELAQAGRAVRELSTLK, encoded by the coding sequence ATGGGCCGCAGCCGATCCCCTGTGTCGAGGGCGGCCTTGACGCTGCTGCGTCTAGCGCTGCTGGCGATGATCGCATGTCCGGGAGGCGCAGCGGAGGGCGTAGGGGCAGCGTCCTCGTCGTCGAGGGGCGAATCCGTCGTCGATTGGAACGCGATTGTGGAAGCCAACGTGAAGCGTCCTCCGGACGATCTCGAGGCTCGGCTGTACCGCGCCGTCGCGTACGCGAACCAGGGGATGATCAAGGAAGCGGCGCGCGAGTTCCGAGCGATTGAGACCGCCGGATATGAGACGTTCGGCAAAGAAGTCATAGCCAAGGCGGAGCAGGCACTGGAAAGGGATCCCGAAGACGTGGTCAATTTGAACCTCGTTGGCTTCGCGTATTATGCCTTCTCCGACTTCGAGAGATCCGCCGCGTGCCTGGAGAAGATTGTTCGGCTCGACCCGCGTAACGTGTGGACTCGTCACTATTTCGCGGTGAGCCTGTCCAAGACAGGAGAGCTAGACAGGGCCATCGAGGTTCTGAGGGCTGCGCTTTCGTTGGATCCGGCGAATGAGTACACGCATCTGCTGCTCGGTCTGGCATACAAGGAGAAAGGCTGGTACCTCTTGTCGGTCTTGGAACTTGCGCAAGCTGGGCGCGCGGTGCGAGAGCTGTCGACGCTCAAGTGA
- a CDS encoding amidohydrolase, producing MWREESADGGSADGANVGIDILVRGVQIVSPGDGRPLVVPKGDVAVVGSEIAYAGPSPAPEGFGRARRVIDGSGLVALPGLVNAHTHAAMTVFRGFADDMPLMEWLTRKIWPAEARLEAKDVYWGTMLACVEMIRAGVTTFADMYFFMDETAKAVEKTGMRASLSRGLIGSAPGADKALAEGRELCERWNGACGGRITTMLGPHAPYTCPKDFLERVMEASSELRVGMHIHLSETEGEVRECKALHGGLSPVELMDSYGLFEFPVLAAHCVHVSERDIEILSEKGVGVAHNPGCNMKIASGIAPVPRMLQAGVKVGLGTDGAASNNNLDLLEETRIAAFLHKLASNDPTVLAAPEALCLATLGSARAIGLEARIGTLEAGKKADIVLMDATGPHMHPHHDIVSHIVYSARSSDVRTVIIDGNVVMEDGVLTHVDEKEVLARAEERARALVCV from the coding sequence GTGTGGCGTGAGGAAAGTGCAGACGGAGGAAGTGCTGACGGAGCGAACGTGGGCATCGACATCCTCGTGCGCGGAGTGCAGATAGTCTCGCCAGGTGATGGCCGCCCGCTGGTGGTGCCCAAAGGCGATGTCGCAGTGGTGGGGTCGGAGATCGCATACGCCGGTCCGTCTCCCGCTCCCGAGGGATTCGGTCGGGCGAGGAGAGTCATCGACGGCTCAGGACTTGTCGCCCTGCCCGGGCTCGTAAACGCGCACACGCACGCCGCAATGACGGTGTTTCGCGGGTTCGCCGACGACATGCCGCTCATGGAGTGGCTCACCCGGAAGATATGGCCGGCGGAGGCGAGATTGGAAGCAAAGGACGTGTACTGGGGGACCATGCTTGCGTGCGTCGAGATGATCCGCGCCGGCGTGACGACCTTCGCGGACATGTACTTCTTCATGGATGAGACGGCGAAGGCCGTGGAGAAGACGGGGATGAGGGCGTCTCTTTCTCGAGGCCTCATCGGAAGCGCTCCAGGCGCCGACAAGGCCCTCGCCGAGGGTAGAGAACTGTGCGAACGATGGAACGGAGCCTGCGGCGGCAGGATCACCACCATGCTCGGACCCCACGCTCCGTACACGTGTCCAAAGGATTTCCTGGAGAGAGTCATGGAGGCCTCTTCTGAACTCAGGGTGGGCATGCATATCCATCTGTCTGAGACCGAGGGCGAGGTGCGGGAGTGCAAGGCCCTGCACGGGGGGTTGTCCCCAGTAGAGCTCATGGACAGCTACGGTCTGTTCGAATTTCCGGTGCTTGCAGCGCACTGCGTACACGTGTCCGAGCGGGACATCGAGATTCTGAGCGAGAAAGGCGTTGGCGTTGCACACAACCCAGGCTGCAATATGAAAATAGCGTCGGGCATCGCTCCCGTGCCTAGGATGCTCCAGGCCGGTGTCAAGGTAGGTCTTGGCACGGACGGGGCGGCGAGCAACAACAACCTGGACCTCCTCGAAGAGACGAGGATCGCGGCGTTCCTCCACAAGCTCGCTTCGAACGACCCCACGGTCCTCGCCGCACCCGAGGCGTTGTGCCTGGCGACGCTCGGAAGCGCTCGGGCGATTGGGCTCGAGGCGCGCATCGGAACTCTGGAGGCAGGCAAGAAGGCTGATATAGTCTTGATGGATGCGACCGGGCCCCACATGCATCCTCATCACGACATTGTCTCGCATATCGTGTACTCCGCGCGGTCCTCAGACGTTCGTACGGTGATCATTGACGGGAACGTGGTGATGGAGGACGGGGTGCTCACCCACGTGGATGAGAAGGAAGTCTTGGCACGAGCTGAGGAGAGGGCGCGGGCCCTGGTGTGCGTATGA
- a CDS encoding LemA family protein, producing MVFALVALVILGVVVLFFITSYNRLVVLRNRIRNAWSQIDVQLRRRYDLIPNLVETVKGYAAHEKETFEMVTKARAQMASAKTVGEQAEAQNAITGALRSLFAVAEAYPELKANQNFLMLQEELSGTESKIAYARQFYNDTVMRYNNSLQVFPTNLIAGLFGFSPEDFFEIEEAAREPVRVKF from the coding sequence GTGGTGTTCGCGCTTGTGGCACTCGTGATTCTCGGCGTCGTCGTTCTCTTCTTCATAACCTCGTACAACAGGCTCGTCGTGCTTCGGAACAGGATCCGGAACGCTTGGTCTCAGATAGACGTGCAACTTCGCAGGCGTTACGACCTCATTCCTAACTTGGTGGAGACGGTCAAGGGGTACGCCGCCCACGAGAAAGAGACTTTCGAGATGGTTACGAAAGCTCGCGCCCAAATGGCAAGCGCCAAGACCGTGGGCGAGCAGGCCGAAGCCCAGAACGCGATCACGGGAGCTCTGAGGTCGCTCTTCGCTGTCGCGGAGGCGTATCCCGAGCTCAAGGCGAACCAGAACTTCCTGATGCTTCAGGAGGAGCTATCAGGCACGGAGAGCAAGATCGCGTACGCACGGCAGTTCTATAACGATACCGTGATGAGGTACAACAACAGTCTTCAAGTGTTTCCAACAAACCTCATAGCTGGCTTGTTCGGTTTCTCTCCAGAGGACTTCTTCGAGATCGAGGAGGCTGCCCGGGAGCCTGTCAGGGTGAAGTTCTAA
- the htpX gene encoding zinc metalloprotease HtpX, which produces MYEQIASNINKTRLLMGLFVALVAVLGYAFGEASGAGWSGLVFALIVSTVMSFTSYYYSDRIVLAMSGARPVTKEEYPYLWNTVEGLAIAAGIPAPKTYVIDDTAMNAFATGRDPEHAAIAVTTGLLSKLNRQELEGVVAHEMSHIRNRDILLASVTVVLVGVAALLSDWMMRSFLWGGSRRRRERSGRGQAGAVIVVIALVLAILAPLAAQLIRFAISRKREFLADADGALLTRYPPGLADALEKIAADTEPLEAANRATAHLYIVNPLKDSRGRASYLYSTHPPIQERIARLRSM; this is translated from the coding sequence ATGTACGAGCAGATAGCAAGCAATATCAACAAGACCCGGCTCTTGATGGGTCTCTTCGTCGCTCTCGTCGCGGTCCTGGGGTACGCGTTCGGCGAAGCGTCAGGCGCGGGTTGGAGCGGACTTGTCTTCGCGCTCATCGTCTCGACGGTCATGAGCTTCACGAGCTACTACTACAGCGACCGGATCGTGCTCGCAATGAGCGGGGCTAGACCTGTGACGAAGGAGGAATACCCGTACCTTTGGAACACTGTGGAAGGGCTCGCCATAGCCGCAGGCATACCTGCGCCGAAGACGTATGTCATCGACGACACGGCTATGAACGCGTTCGCGACGGGGCGCGACCCGGAGCATGCCGCCATTGCGGTCACCACCGGACTGCTCTCGAAGCTCAACCGTCAGGAACTGGAAGGCGTCGTCGCGCATGAGATGTCCCACATTAGGAACCGCGATATACTCCTCGCCAGCGTGACCGTGGTTCTCGTGGGAGTCGCCGCATTGCTATCAGATTGGATGATGAGATCGTTTTTGTGGGGAGGATCCCGGAGGCGCCGCGAGCGCAGCGGACGCGGCCAGGCCGGTGCGGTGATCGTCGTCATCGCCTTGGTGCTCGCAATTCTCGCGCCCTTGGCCGCGCAGCTCATCAGATTCGCCATTTCACGAAAGCGTGAGTTTCTCGCAGACGCCGACGGGGCGCTGCTCACGAGGTATCCGCCCGGGCTCGCCGACGCGCTCGAGAAGATAGCCGCGGACACCGAGCCTCTCGAGGCAGCCAACCGCGCGACGGCGCACCTGTACATAGTGAACCCTCTGAAGGACTCCCGGGGGAGGGCGAGCTATCTCTACAGCACTCACCCTCCCATCCAGGAACGGATAGCCAGGCTTAGGTCCATGTAA
- a CDS encoding stage II sporulation protein P, protein MVPRRLCAALLAFACVLCAASVARAQGCEEDTEHWYTVIDEDTGKVVLQTCHVVVVGDEFVDPQNRRYRVVSVEDHIARARLVERVDLDAAAAAFRAAWIRELSMTSLATPRLLAQAPAGRVVAIYHTHSDESYIPTSGTASVAPHGDVYNVGAVIRDRLRRTVGLRAVQSWASHLPHDGSAYARSRRTAATLLRSNPDALFDLHRDAAPLEAYATTVAGKPGAKVMIVLGRQNPNLKANEQFAFAVKSFADKNFPGFVRGIFYGEGTFNQDLSPRALLFEMGSHENSQQAAERVMVNFILSIPAVLYGITPEGATAGTEAERRAAGEHSRAISTLAWAGIIVLVGGAAFLLLNEGSLDGVRRRLRRLANVEFASVLGMRRRPRPREREGGREDDDPDRDHGVHGRGGTGACERADDVGLGAENRERS, encoded by the coding sequence ATGGTGCCGAGGCGGCTTTGTGCTGCGCTCCTGGCGTTCGCGTGCGTTCTTTGTGCGGCATCGGTCGCGCGGGCGCAGGGGTGCGAAGAGGACACGGAGCACTGGTATACGGTGATCGACGAAGATACAGGGAAGGTTGTGCTTCAAACCTGCCATGTGGTGGTGGTGGGCGACGAGTTCGTCGACCCCCAGAACCGCCGGTACAGGGTCGTGAGCGTGGAAGACCACATCGCTCGGGCAAGACTCGTGGAGCGGGTCGACTTGGACGCGGCTGCGGCCGCGTTTCGGGCGGCCTGGATTCGCGAGCTCTCCATGACGTCGCTTGCGACCCCGCGCTTGCTTGCTCAAGCTCCGGCAGGGCGCGTGGTGGCCATATACCACACGCACAGCGATGAATCGTACATCCCGACGAGCGGGACCGCTTCGGTGGCTCCTCACGGGGACGTCTACAACGTGGGTGCGGTGATCAGAGACCGTCTGCGACGCACTGTCGGTCTCCGAGCGGTTCAATCTTGGGCGTCTCACCTGCCCCACGACGGCTCTGCCTACGCACGGTCCAGGCGAACGGCTGCGACGCTTCTTCGCAGCAACCCCGACGCCCTCTTCGACCTCCACAGGGACGCCGCTCCACTCGAGGCGTATGCTACCACTGTCGCGGGCAAGCCGGGAGCCAAGGTCATGATCGTGCTCGGCAGGCAGAACCCGAACCTCAAGGCGAACGAGCAGTTCGCGTTCGCAGTGAAGAGTTTCGCCGACAAGAACTTCCCGGGATTCGTCAGGGGGATCTTCTACGGGGAAGGCACCTTCAATCAAGATCTCTCTCCTCGTGCCCTGCTCTTTGAGATGGGGTCGCACGAGAACAGTCAGCAAGCAGCCGAACGCGTCATGGTGAACTTCATCCTGTCCATCCCGGCTGTTTTGTACGGAATAACGCCCGAGGGAGCGACTGCGGGTACCGAGGCGGAGCGCAGGGCGGCCGGGGAGCACAGCCGCGCAATATCGACCCTTGCGTGGGCCGGAATCATAGTGCTGGTCGGCGGGGCCGCGTTCTTGCTCCTCAACGAGGGAAGCCTAGACGGGGTGCGCCGAAGGCTTCGCAGGTTGGCCAACGTCGAGTTCGCCAGCGTCCTTGGCATGCGAAGGAGGCCCAGACCTCGTGAGAGAGAGGGTGGACGCGAAGACGACGACCCTGACCGGGATCACGGCGTCCACGGGAGGGGCGGGACGGGTGCTTGCGAGAGGGCCGATGACGTCGGACTGGGCGCGGAGAATCGGGAGCGGAGCTAG
- a CDS encoding carbohydrate-binding protein, translated as MAGIIDWVTKRLNRTDVEVASEIAQAGRRSSGRARPGTPRQGDQGVGSGRGVHSAAGTAPAHVDDGVYVSPTPITAGESVSVKYSGLLAKAGAEQVYLHMGYGVGTWNSVVDVPMTKVEPGTFEARVDLPLEETSRFHFCFRDNAGNWDNNNGRDWSYEIHNGELVT; from the coding sequence ATGGCGGGCATCATCGACTGGGTTACGAAGAGACTGAACAGGACGGACGTCGAAGTCGCGTCTGAAATAGCCCAGGCAGGTCGACGTTCGTCCGGGCGGGCACGACCGGGGACCCCACGTCAGGGAGACCAGGGAGTTGGGAGCGGCCGGGGTGTCCACTCCGCGGCAGGCACGGCTCCAGCGCACGTCGACGACGGAGTGTACGTAAGTCCCACCCCGATCACCGCTGGGGAATCCGTGTCCGTCAAGTATAGCGGTCTGCTCGCGAAGGCAGGGGCTGAGCAGGTGTACTTGCACATGGGTTACGGCGTTGGCACGTGGAACTCCGTGGTGGACGTCCCCATGACGAAGGTGGAACCCGGAACATTCGAAGCCCGGGTGGATCTGCCTCTCGAGGAGACTTCGAGGTTCCACTTTTGTTTTAGGGACAACGCGGGCAACTGGGACAACAACAACGGACGCGACTGGAGCTACGAGATACACAACGGCGAACTCGTCACGTAG
- the gltX gene encoding glutamate--tRNA ligase, translating into MARVRVRFAPSPTGHLHVGGARTVLFNWLFARHHGGTFVLRIEDTDVERSTEASVEAIIDSIKWLGLDWDEGPIVGGRYGPYFQSERLETYREHAAKLLSKGLAYPCYCTAEELEEARKAMLDRGESVGYSGRCRNLSPEERRALEAKGRKPALRFRVDEGDTVVRDLIRGEVRFENKFIDDFVIMKSDGYPTYNFAAVVDDTLMEISHVIRGDEHLPNTPKQLMMYRALGFDPPEFAHVSMILGPDRTKLSKRHGATSIEQYREDGYLPDALVNYLVLLGWAYDATQQIFSREELVEKFSLDKVSKNPAVFDPDKLLWMNGYYLRATDVGTLAKLAVEYLARAGLIPADPDEREMARVERIVGLLRERMHTLRDVVALGSFFFTEGVSYEAEAFEKFLAKDYVPETLSEVRQRLGSLGEFTAAEVERVLRGYAAEVGRKAGDVIHPVRVAVTGRAASPGLFEVLELLGKDVTCSRLESAIARLSAGA; encoded by the coding sequence ATGGCGCGGGTCAGGGTGAGGTTTGCTCCATCTCCCACAGGGCACCTGCACGTCGGAGGAGCGCGCACGGTGCTGTTCAATTGGCTTTTCGCACGTCACCACGGGGGCACCTTTGTGCTGAGAATCGAGGATACTGATGTTGAAAGGTCCACGGAGGCGTCGGTGGAAGCGATCATAGACAGCATAAAGTGGCTTGGCCTGGACTGGGACGAAGGGCCGATCGTCGGCGGCAGGTACGGGCCTTACTTTCAGTCGGAAAGGCTGGAGACGTACCGCGAGCACGCGGCGAAGCTGCTCTCCAAGGGACTTGCATATCCTTGCTATTGCACTGCCGAGGAACTCGAGGAAGCTCGCAAGGCAATGCTGGACAGAGGCGAGTCCGTGGGGTACTCCGGACGATGCAGAAACCTGTCGCCGGAGGAGCGCCGCGCGTTGGAGGCCAAGGGCCGCAAACCAGCTCTCAGGTTCAGGGTGGACGAGGGCGACACCGTGGTGAGGGACCTCATCAGGGGGGAGGTCCGGTTCGAGAACAAGTTCATCGATGACTTCGTCATCATGAAGTCCGACGGCTACCCGACGTACAACTTCGCTGCGGTCGTGGACGACACTCTCATGGAGATATCCCACGTCATCCGGGGTGACGAGCACCTTCCGAACACTCCGAAACAGCTGATGATGTACAGGGCGCTTGGGTTCGATCCTCCGGAGTTCGCGCACGTTTCGATGATTCTCGGACCTGACAGGACCAAGCTCAGCAAGAGGCACGGCGCCACGTCCATCGAGCAGTACCGCGAGGACGGTTACCTGCCTGACGCGCTCGTGAACTATCTGGTCCTGCTCGGCTGGGCCTACGATGCCACCCAGCAGATCTTCAGCAGGGAAGAGCTAGTGGAGAAGTTCTCCCTTGATAAGGTCTCAAAGAACCCCGCGGTTTTCGACCCTGACAAGCTGCTGTGGATGAACGGCTACTACTTGAGGGCGACCGACGTGGGGACCCTTGCGAAACTCGCCGTGGAGTACCTAGCTAGGGCGGGGCTCATTCCCGCGGACCCCGACGAGCGCGAAATGGCGCGCGTCGAGCGGATAGTTGGTCTCCTAAGGGAGAGAATGCACACGTTGAGGGATGTCGTCGCTCTTGGATCCTTCTTTTTCACTGAGGGAGTCTCTTATGAGGCCGAAGCTTTCGAGAAGTTTCTCGCAAAGGACTACGTTCCCGAGACTCTGAGCGAGGTGCGACAAAGGTTGGGATCGCTCGGGGAGTTCACGGCTGCTGAGGTCGAGAGGGTGCTGAGAGGTTACGCGGCGGAGGTGGGCCGGAAAGCCGGCGACGTGATCCATCCTGTGCGCGTCGCGGTGACGGGGCGCGCGGCGAGTCCGGGGTTGTTTGAGGTTCTCGAGCTGCTCGGCAAGGACGTGACGTGCTCCCGCCTGGAGTCGGCCATTGCCAGGCTGTCAGCCGGAGCTTAA